The Watersipora subatra chromosome 1, tzWatSuba1.1, whole genome shotgun sequence genome has a window encoding:
- the LOC137405402 gene encoding uncharacterized protein, producing MTKELHGCAHTVISMQSKLLNTYIAMGCKTTLAEVAWKASNGQVRNENIGTFIKLILSTKASEWCKGYCLSYPQKGESNVKSAKKLRHTSDNHLGTAGKTPSSTFAEATDFYRSPTYFKKFHHCQLPTSKRHQPFHGSLCGNYRKNTFAHHRILTIPFSRSYSTSANESHKASSNEYSWDHGPSLDPDSVTASSILHDEEEDRFKGKYDITAEEFESVIADLQPRLLSHSSVPNNEKHVKGTQGSLDEGWMLEWEGSGVVIWSRLIEGKDYLQYKIEGHYDDIPPIAFFYIQMNIAHRQHWDTNTDAIEIFDTRDASQTELVYWRVNFPRLMAKRDYTIARRHLVDLERNMMVLYNKAVYHPDRPINKKYVRVTDYDSQMLIRPEKGITQNGFDFILTYTDDTKTNMPQYALRRLIRSGLPQFLGSIHQASRTLAADYRKFKSSGEAISQCRDERVKELCHIIEQAEDAERKRQLIQSVGDDDDMESAEWDEYMEDAEESVSAAKHQIAEETRTRVLPAHVPLRKISPPEYLPDWRAYLEGVVADGRLTPIPLKRVHSPKHQSPSGYCRDWSS from the exons ATGACAAAGGAATTACATGGGTGTGCGCATACAGTCATAAGCATGCAAAGTAAATTATTGAATACATATATTGCCATGGGATGCAAAACTACCCTGGCTGAAGTTGCATGGAAAGCTAGCAACGGACAGGTTAGAAATGAAAATATCGGTACATTCATCAAGCTGATTTTATCAACAAAGGCTAGCGAGTGGTGCAAAGGCTACTGCTTATCTTATCCTCAAAAAGGTGAAAGCAATGTAAAGTCAGCGAAGAAATTAAGGCATACATCAGACAATCATCTTGGGACTGCAGGAAAAACACCATCATCTACCTTCGCGGAAGCAACGGACTTCTATAGGTCACCTACGTATTTTAAAAAATTCCATCACTGCCAATTACCTACATCTAAGCGCCATCAGCCTTTTCATGGATCCTTGTGTGGTAACTACAGAAAGAACACATTTGCGCATCATAGAATTTTGACAATACCATTTTCAAGAAGCTATAGCACTTCAGCAAATGAATCTCACAAGGCCAGCAGCAATGAATATTCATGGGATCATGGTCCTTCTCTAGATCCAGACTCTGTCACAGCTAGTTCTATATTACATGATGAAGAGGAAGATCGATTCAAGGGGAAATATGACATAACTGCAGAGGAGTTTGAAAG CGTCATCGCTGACTTGCAACCCCGTTTACTGTCTCACTCGTCTGTGCCAAACAATGAAAAACATGTGAAAGGTACCCAGGGGAGTCTTGATGAGGGTTGGATGCTGGAGTGGGAAGGCTCGGGTGTGGTTATTTGGAGTCGCCTGATCGAGGGAAAGGACTATCTTCAGTACAAGA TTGAAGGCCATTATGATGACATTCCACCCATTGCTTTCTTTTATATCCAG ATGAATATTGCTCACCGTCAACACTGGGATACAAACACTGATGCTATAGAGATCTTTGACACCCGTGATGCAAGCCAAACAGAACTGGTATATTGGAGAGTGAACTTTCCTCGTCTTATGGCAAAAAGAGACTACACTATCGCCCGACG GCATCTGGTTGACCTGGAGAGGAATATGATGGTGCTGTATAACAAGGCCGTGTACCATCCTGACCGACCAATCAACAAGAAGTATGTAAGGGTGACAGACTATGACAGTCAAATGCTGATCAGGCCGGAGAAGGGCATAACTCAG AATGGGTTTGATTTCATTCTCACCTACACGGATGACACAAAGACCAATATGCCACAGTATGCTCTGAGGAGACTCATCAGAAGTG GTTTGCCTCAGTTCCTTGGCTCTATTCATCAAGCGAGTCGGACACTAGCTGCTGACTACCGCAAGTTTAAGTCCTCTGGAGAAGCCATTTCTCAGTGCAGAGATGAGAGAGTGAAGGAACTCTGCCACATAATAGAGCAGGCAGAGGATGCGGAGCGAAAACGGCAGCTTATTCAGTCTGTGGGAGATGATGACGACATGGAGTCAGCTGAATGGGATGAGTATATGGAAGATGCAGAGGAATCTGTTAGCGCAGCCAAGCATCAA ATAGCTGAGGAAACACGCACTCGTGTATTACCTGCACACGTGCCTCTCCGGAAGATCAGCCCACCTGAGTACCTTCCTGACTGGAGAGCTTACTTGGAAGGAGTAGTAGCTGATGGCAGACTCACTCCTATTCCCTTGAAGAGAGTGCATTCACCGAAGCACCAGTCACCTTCAG GCTATTGTCGTGACTGGAGTTCTTGA
- the LOC137408547 gene encoding ribonuclease P protein subunit p40-like isoform X3: MMSLPDLKCPESRLIVEKSHLDHPQSRHLNVIREHPFNYMLDTIIPNCAEPPHFEDGLSSKYYEAKIQLSSLIHIAFIEAFIKRGLIGKPSQYSKKTKQKRYVVEIDLTASFFRPGKNNYERARKCLANHTQVYDVIFTWKPTDERIAPISVLRYFKSLGYQSKEMSPRIDTQLLETITSCPVIDAQQLEADNSSSVHYSDFWEWLGAISCGITLRAKEKRSDTDEFLSTLSCPSPHQKVDHVYKESITGMASVSDITARFLQLRTQAAKYGWCALVVHGFADSPISWQRKQHDYLVDGDNIYVYVIFPDGSYWLYYGLGSYDGCP; encoded by the exons ATGATGTCACTTCCAGATCTAAAATGTCCAGAGAGTAGGTTAATTGTTGAAAAATCGCACCTGGATCATCCTCAATCAAGACACTTGAATGTCATCAGAGAGCATCCGTTCAATTATATG CTAGATACGATAATTCCCAATTGCGCCGAACCTCCTCATTTTGAAGACGGACTCTCCTCCAAATACTATGAGGCCAAAATACAGCTAAGCAGTCTCATTCATATTGCCTTCATCGAGGCCTTCATAAAACGAG GTCTCATTGGAAAGCCCTCACAGTATTCTAAAAAGACTAAACAGAAGCGTTATG TTGTAGAGATAGATCTCACTGCTTCCTTCTTCCGGCCCGGTAAGAATAACTATGAGAGGGCACGCAAGTGTCTCGCTAATCACACGCAGGTCTATGATGTCATCTTTACGTGGAAGCCTACAG ATGAAAGGATTGCTCCAATTTCGGTCTTACGCTACTTCAAATCTCTTGGCTATCAATCTAAGGAGATGAGCCCTCGCATTGATACACAGCTTTTGGAAACAATAACTTCCTGTCCAGTTATTGATGCTCAGCAGTTAGaagcagacaactcctcatcTGTACATTATTCAGACTTTTGGGAGTGGCTTGGAGCCATCTCATGTGGGATTACACTGAG AGCAAAGGAGAAAAGAAGTGATACTGATGAATTTCTATCAACATTGTCGTGTCCGTCTCCTCACCAGAAGGTTGACCATGTCTATAAGGAAAGTATCACAGGAATGGCATCTGTCTCCGATATAACTGCTCGGTTTCTGCAGCTAAG GACTCAGGCTGCAAAGTACGGTTGGTGCGCTCTGGTTGTTCATGGTTTTGCCGATTCGCCGATTAGCTGGCAGCGCAAGCAGCACGACTATCTAGTAGATGGGGACAACATTTACGtatatgtaatatttcctgACGGTTCGTACTGGTTATACTATGGGCTTGGCTCTTACGATGGCTGCCCGTAG
- the LOC137408547 gene encoding ribonuclease P protein subunit p40-like isoform X1, whose translation MMSLPDLKCPESRLIVEKSHLDHPQSRHLNVIREHPFNYMLDTIIPNCAEPPHFEDGLSSKYYEAKIQLSSLIHIAFIEAFIKRGELQLISSQNRIDNDDVICVTPTGSLLLHLTNLSYQQLGLIGKPSQYSKKTKQKRYVVEIDLTASFFRPGKNNYERARKCLANHTQVYDVIFTWKPTDERIAPISVLRYFKSLGYQSKEMSPRIDTQLLETITSCPVIDAQQLEADNSSSVHYSDFWEWLGAISCGITLRAKEKRSDTDEFLSTLSCPSPHQKVDHVYKESITGMASVSDITARFLQLRTQAAKYGWCALVVHGFADSPISWQRKQHDYLVDGDNIYVYVIFPDGSYWLYYGLGSYDGCP comes from the exons ATGATGTCACTTCCAGATCTAAAATGTCCAGAGAGTAGGTTAATTGTTGAAAAATCGCACCTGGATCATCCTCAATCAAGACACTTGAATGTCATCAGAGAGCATCCGTTCAATTATATG CTAGATACGATAATTCCCAATTGCGCCGAACCTCCTCATTTTGAAGACGGACTCTCCTCCAAATACTATGAGGCCAAAATACAGCTAAGCAGTCTCATTCATATTGCCTTCATCGAGGCCTTCATAAAACGAG GAGAATTACAACTCATCTCCAGTCAGAACAGGATAGATAACGATGATGTAATATGTGTCACACCAACAGGATCTCTTCTTCTCCATCTTACTAACTTGTCTTATCAACAATTAGGTCTCATTGGAAAGCCCTCACAGTATTCTAAAAAGACTAAACAGAAGCGTTATG TTGTAGAGATAGATCTCACTGCTTCCTTCTTCCGGCCCGGTAAGAATAACTATGAGAGGGCACGCAAGTGTCTCGCTAATCACACGCAGGTCTATGATGTCATCTTTACGTGGAAGCCTACAG ATGAAAGGATTGCTCCAATTTCGGTCTTACGCTACTTCAAATCTCTTGGCTATCAATCTAAGGAGATGAGCCCTCGCATTGATACACAGCTTTTGGAAACAATAACTTCCTGTCCAGTTATTGATGCTCAGCAGTTAGaagcagacaactcctcatcTGTACATTATTCAGACTTTTGGGAGTGGCTTGGAGCCATCTCATGTGGGATTACACTGAG AGCAAAGGAGAAAAGAAGTGATACTGATGAATTTCTATCAACATTGTCGTGTCCGTCTCCTCACCAGAAGGTTGACCATGTCTATAAGGAAAGTATCACAGGAATGGCATCTGTCTCCGATATAACTGCTCGGTTTCTGCAGCTAAG GACTCAGGCTGCAAAGTACGGTTGGTGCGCTCTGGTTGTTCATGGTTTTGCCGATTCGCCGATTAGCTGGCAGCGCAAGCAGCACGACTATCTAGTAGATGGGGACAACATTTACGtatatgtaatatttcctgACGGTTCGTACTGGTTATACTATGGGCTTGGCTCTTACGATGGCTGCCCGTAG
- the LOC137408547 gene encoding ribonuclease P protein subunit p40-like isoform X2, whose product MMSLPDLKCPESRLIVEKSHLDHPQSRHLNVIREHPFNYMLDTIIPNCAEPPHFEDGLSSKYYEAKIQLSSLIHIAFIEAFIKRGELQLISSQNRIDNDDVICVTPTGSLLLHLTNLSYQQLGLIGKPSQYSKKTKQKRYVVEIDLTASFFRPGKNNYERARKCLANHTQVYDVIFTWKPTDERIAPISVLRYFKSLGYQSKEMSPRIDTQLLETITSCPVIDAQQLEADNSSSVHYSDFWEWLGAISCGITLRAKEKRSDTDEFLSTLSCPSPHQKVDHVYKESITGMASVSDITARFLQLRLQSTVGALWLFMVLPIRRLAGSASSTTI is encoded by the exons ATGATGTCACTTCCAGATCTAAAATGTCCAGAGAGTAGGTTAATTGTTGAAAAATCGCACCTGGATCATCCTCAATCAAGACACTTGAATGTCATCAGAGAGCATCCGTTCAATTATATG CTAGATACGATAATTCCCAATTGCGCCGAACCTCCTCATTTTGAAGACGGACTCTCCTCCAAATACTATGAGGCCAAAATACAGCTAAGCAGTCTCATTCATATTGCCTTCATCGAGGCCTTCATAAAACGAG GAGAATTACAACTCATCTCCAGTCAGAACAGGATAGATAACGATGATGTAATATGTGTCACACCAACAGGATCTCTTCTTCTCCATCTTACTAACTTGTCTTATCAACAATTAGGTCTCATTGGAAAGCCCTCACAGTATTCTAAAAAGACTAAACAGAAGCGTTATG TTGTAGAGATAGATCTCACTGCTTCCTTCTTCCGGCCCGGTAAGAATAACTATGAGAGGGCACGCAAGTGTCTCGCTAATCACACGCAGGTCTATGATGTCATCTTTACGTGGAAGCCTACAG ATGAAAGGATTGCTCCAATTTCGGTCTTACGCTACTTCAAATCTCTTGGCTATCAATCTAAGGAGATGAGCCCTCGCATTGATACACAGCTTTTGGAAACAATAACTTCCTGTCCAGTTATTGATGCTCAGCAGTTAGaagcagacaactcctcatcTGTACATTATTCAGACTTTTGGGAGTGGCTTGGAGCCATCTCATGTGGGATTACACTGAG AGCAAAGGAGAAAAGAAGTGATACTGATGAATTTCTATCAACATTGTCGTGTCCGTCTCCTCACCAGAAGGTTGACCATGTCTATAAGGAAAGTATCACAGGAATGGCATCTGTCTCCGATATAACTGCTCGGTTTCTGCAGCTAAG GCTGCAAAGTACGGTTGGTGCGCTCTGGTTGTTCATGGTTTTGCCGATTCGCCGATTAGCTGGCAGCGCAAGCAGCACGACTATCTAG